From Ascaphus truei isolate aAscTru1 chromosome 20, aAscTru1.hap1, whole genome shotgun sequence, one genomic window encodes:
- the LOC142471145 gene encoding olfactory receptor 11A1-like: protein MFQENQTTVTEFLLLGFQSLQSFNVALFILFIVIYIMTLGGNLLIIILVSNSQSLKSPMYFFLCHLSLSDMLLTTNIAPNMLHVVLNGGGTIHVTGCITQFYFYGVSTAVETLVLTVISFDRYLAICNPLRYTSIMDFRLSLHLVTWIWLIAFLLTISIVIPMCQLQFCGPHIIDHYFCDFDPLLELSCSDTSIVKLGDFVLAIPTILFPFVFITSTYVSISLTILRIPSTTGKQKAFSTCSSHLAVVGIFYGSLIAIYMVPSRGQSFNVNKVLSLLYTVGTPLFNPIIYSLRNQEIKMSLRKVQRNTVCQNPPDNSSPVLKESDTQCSFIETYILDIT, encoded by the exons ATGTTTCAGGAGAACCAGACAACAGTCACTGAATTTCTGCTCCTGGGATTTCAAAGTCTCCAAAGCTTCAATGTCGCCCTCTTCATTCTGTTCATCGTGATCTACATCATGACATTAGGTGGAAACCTGCTGATCATCATACTGGTGTCAAACAGCCAAAGCCTTAAATCTCCCATGTACTTCTTCCTCTGTCACCTGTCCTTGTCTGACATGTTACTCACCACAAACATAGCCCCTAACATGTTACATGTTGTATTGAACGGAGGGGGCACCATACATGTTACTGGCTGCATCACACAATTTTACTTCTATGGCGTTTCAACAGCTGTAGAGACTCTTGTTCTCACAGTGATATCTTTTGACCGATATCTGGCTATCTGTAACCCACTGCGTTACACCTCCATCATGGACTTCAGACTTAGTCTCCACCTCGTTACCTGGATTTGGCTGATTGCATTTCTGTTAACGATATCCATCGTTATTCCTATGTGCCAGTTACAGTTCTGTGGTCCCCATATCATTGACCATTACTTCTGTGATTTTGATCCTCTTCTGGAGCTCTCTTGTTCAGACACCTCCATTGTGAAACTAGGAGATTTTGTCTTAGCCATCCCTACAATACTCTTCCCATTTGTCTTCATCACTTCCACATATGTCTCCATCTCCCTCACCATCCTCAGGATCCCGTCCACCACTGGGAAacagaaagccttctccacctgcagCTCCCACCTGGCAGTCGTGGGCATATTTTATGGGAGTCTCATAGCTATTTACATGGTACCATCCCGAGGACAGTCATTTAATGTAAATAAGGTCCTATCCCTTCTGTACACCGTGGGGACTCCTCTTTTCAACCCAATTATATATAGTCTGAGAAATCAGGAGATCAA AATGAGCCTGAGAAAAGTGCAGAGGAACACTGTGTGCCAGAACCCCCCTGATAATAGCTCGCCTGTGCTCAAGGAatctgacacacagtgctcttttatTGAGACCTACATATTGGATATTACATGA